A region of the Arsenicicoccus dermatophilus genome:
TGGCGATCGGGAAGCCGGTGGCCTTGGACGCCAGGGCGGAGGAGCGCGAGACGCGCGGATTCATCTCGACGACGATGACCCGACCGTCCTGCGGGTTGACGGCGAACTGGATGTTGCACCCGCCGGTGTCCACGCCGACCTCGCGGATGACGGCGATGCCGATGTCCCGCAGCCGCTGGTACTCCCGGTCGGTCAGCGTCTGCGCCGGCGCCACGGTGATCGAGTCGCCCGTGTGCACGCCCATCGGGTCGAGGTTCTCGATCGAGCAGACCACCACGACGTTGTCGGCGTGGTCGCGCATCACCTCCAGCTCGTACTCCTTCCACCCCAGGATCGACTCCTCCAGGAGCACCTCGCTGGTGGGCGAGGCGAACAGCCCGGCCCCGGCGATGCGGCGCAGGTCCTGCTCGTCGTACGCGAAGCCGGACCCGAGACCGCCCATGGTGAACGACGGGCGGACCACGACCGGATAGCCGAGATCGGCTGCCGCGGCGAGACACTCGTCCATCGAGCCGCAGATCGTGGAGCGTGCCGACTCGGCGCCGCAGCGCGCCACCACGCCCTTGAACCGCTCCCGGTCCTCCCCCAGCCGGATCGCCTCGACGTCGGCGCCGATCAGCGGGCAGCCGTAGCGCTCCAGGACGCCGCGGTCGTGCAGGGCCATCGCGCAGGTGAGCGCCGTCTGCCCGCCGAGGGTGGCGAGCATCGCGTCGGGTCGCTCCTTGGCGATGATCGCCTCGACGACCTCGGGGGTGATCGGCTCGACGTAGGTCGCGTCCGCGAACTCCGGGTCGGTCATGATCGTCGCGGGGTTGGAGTTGACCAGGACCACCCGGATCCCCTCCTCGCGCAGCACCCGGCAGGCCTGGGTGCCCGAGTAGTCGAACTCGCAGGCCTGGCCGATGACGATCGGCCCGGAGCCGATGACCAGCACGCTGGTGATGTCGGGGTTGCGGGGCATCAGCGGGCACCGTCCTTGCCGGTCTGGGTGTCACGGATCAGCGCGACGAAGCGGTCGAAGAGGTAGGCCGCGTCGTGCGGACCGGCGGCGGCCTCGGGGTGGTACTGCACCGAGAAGGCCGGCACGTCCAGGCACTCCAGCCCCTCGACCACCTGGTCGTTGAGCCCGACGTGGGACACGCGGGCCCGGCCGTAGGGCGTCCGCAGCTCCTCCCCGATCGGGGCGTCCACCGCGAAACCGTGGTTCTGCGCGGTGATCTCGACCTTGCCGGTGCTCAGGTCCATCACCGGCTGGTTGATCCCCCGGTGGCCGTAGCGCAGCTTGTAGGTGCCCAGCCCCAGCGCTCGGCCGAGGATCTGGTTGCCGAAGCAGATGCCGAAGAAGGGGATCCGCGCGTCCAGCACCTGGCGCAGCAGGGCCACCTGGTGCTCGGCGGTCGCCGGGTCGCCCGGCCCGTTGGACAGGAACACCGCGTCGGGCCGCACCGCCTGCACGTCCGCGAAGGTCGACGAGGCGGGCAGGACGTGCACCTCCAGGCCCCGCTCGGCCAGACGGCGCGGGGTCGTCCCCTTGATGCCCAGGTCGACCGCGGCGACCCGGCCGATCGGATCGCCGTGCGCCCGCACGACGTACGGCTCGCTCGTGGTCACCTCGCCCGCCAGCGCGGAGCCGGCCATCGCCGGGTGGCGCACCACCTCGGCGCGCAGCTCGTCCTCGGGCCGGGCCGCCTCGGCGCCGGAGACGATCCCCGCCCGCATGGTGCCGCGCTCGCGCAGGTGCCGGGTCAGGGCGCGGGTGTCCACGTCGCAGATGCCGACGACGCCCTCGAGCTCCAGCCGGTCCTCCAGCTCACCCGTGGCGCGCCAGCTCGACGACCGCGGCGCAGGGTCGCGGACCACGAACCCCGCCACCCAGATCCGGCTCGACTCGTCGTCCTCGCCGTTGACCCCGGTGTTGCCCACGTGCGGTGCGGTCATCACCACGACCTGGCGGTGGTACGACGGGTCGGTCAGCGTCTCCTGGTAGCCGGTCGTGCCGGTGGCGAAGACCACCTCCCCCACCGTGCGTCCGACCGCGCCGTAGGACCGCCCGCGGAAGGTGCGACCGTCCTCCAGGACCAGCAGGGCCGGGAGCCGGTCGGTGAGGCGACGCGGGCCGGGTGGGGCGACCGGACGCGGCTGGCTGGGAGATGACTGGCTCACGGGCGGCTCCGCTCGTCGGCTGCTGGCGGTCAGGCCTGCGGCCGTATGCCGACGGGCCCTCGCTCCCGGAGGAGCGGGGGCCCGTCGTCGGACCGCAGATCAGGCGAGCACGCCGTCGCGCGCGGTCACGCGGCCCCGCAGGAGGGTCGCGCGGACCGCACCGGTGAAGGTGCGCCCGTGCCACGGATTGTTGCGCGATCGCGACAGACTCGCAGATCGGTCCACGGTCAGAGACCGGCTGGGGTCGACGAGCACGAGGTTGCCGGGCTCGCCCACCTCGATCGGACGGCCGTGGCCCTCGAGGCGGGCGATCTCGGCCGGGCGGGTGGACATCACGCGGGCGACGTCGGCCCAGGACATCCGGCCCGACTGCACCATCAGCTCGCTGACGACGCCGAGGGCGGTCTCCAGCCCGAGCATCCCGAAGGCCGCGTCGGCGAAGGCGTGCTCCTTGTCGTGCGAGACGTGCGGCGCGTGGTCGGTGGCCACGACGTCGATCGTCCCGTCGGCGAGGGCCGCCCGCAGCTCCTCGGCATACTCGCTCGGGCGCAGCGGCGGGTTGACCTTGTAGACCGTGTCGTAGCCCTCGAGCAGGTCCGTGGTCAGCGCCAGGTGGTGCGGGGTCACCTCGGCCGTCACGGGCAGGCCCTTGGCCTTGGCCCAGCGGATGACCTCCAGCGACCCCGGCGTGGACACGTGCGCCACGTGGACCCGGCCGCCGGTGGCCTTGGCGAGCATGACGTCGCGGGCGACGATCGCCTCCTCCGCCGCGTCCGGCCACCCAGGGAGCCCCAGGCGGCCCGAGAGCTCGCCCTCGTGGCAGCAGGCCGCGGGACCGGCGAGGGCCGGGTCCTGGCTGTGCTGGGAGATGACGCCGTCGAAGGCCGTGACGTACTCCAGCGCGCGGCGCATCAGCTGGCTGTCGTGGACGCAGCGCCCGTCGTCGGAGAAGACGCGCACGCGCGCCTGCGAGCGCGCCATCAGGCCGAGCTCGGAGATCTCCTCGCCCGCCAGGGCCTTGGTGACGGACCCGACCGGCATGACGTCGACCAGGCCGACCTCCTGCCCGCGCCGCCAGACCTCGACGGCCTTCTCCGGGGTGTCGGTGACCGGGGTGGTGTTGGCCATCGCGAAGACCGCGGAGTAGCCGCCGACGGCCGCCGCGGCCGAGCCGGTGCGGATCGTCTCGGCGTCCTCGCGGCCCGGCTCGCGCAGGTGGGTGTGCAGGTCGACGAAGGCGGGCAGCAGGACCAGGCCGTCGGCGTCGAGGACCTCGGCGCCCTGGGCCGCGCCCGTGTCGATCGAGCCGATCTCGCGGATCACGCCGTCGACGACGAGGACGTCGGCGGAGCGCTCGCCGAGCAGGCTGGCACCGGTGATGAGGGTGGTGGACATCAGGCGTCGACTCCTTCGCCGGCGAACAGGTGGTAGAGCACGGCCATGCGGACGGCGACGCCGCCGGAGACCTGGTCGAGGATGACCGACCGGGCGCCGTCGGCGGCATCCGAGGAGATCTCCAGGCCGCGGTTCATCGGCCCGGGGTGGCAGATCAGCGCGTCGTCGCGCATGAGTTCCAGCCGGCGCGGGGTCAGGCCGTAGCCCTCGGTGTACTCCCGCGGGGTGGGGAAGAAGCCGCCGCTCATCCGCTCCTTCTGCACGCGCAGCATCATCACCACGTCGGCCCGGGGGATCTCGGCGTCGAAGTCGTAGGACCAGCCGAAACCGTCGCGCTCGGCCCAGGTGCGGATGCCGTCCGGCATCAGCGTGGGCGGGGCGACGACGGTGACCGTGGCGCCGAGCTTCTTCAGGCACAGGACGTTGGACCGGAAGACCCG
Encoded here:
- the carA gene encoding glutamine-hydrolyzing carbamoyl-phosphate synthase small subunit — protein: MLVLEDGRTFRGRSYGAVGRTVGEVVFATGTTGYQETLTDPSYHRQVVVMTAPHVGNTGVNGEDDESSRIWVAGFVVRDPAPRSSSWRATGELEDRLELEGVVGICDVDTRALTRHLRERGTMRAGIVSGAEAARPEDELRAEVVRHPAMAGSALAGEVTTSEPYVVRAHGDPIGRVAAVDLGIKGTTPRRLAERGLEVHVLPASSTFADVQAVRPDAVFLSNGPGDPATAEHQVALLRQVLDARIPFFGICFGNQILGRALGLGTYKLRYGHRGINQPVMDLSTGKVEITAQNHGFAVDAPIGEELRTPYGRARVSHVGLNDQVVEGLECLDVPAFSVQYHPEAAAGPHDAAYLFDRFVALIRDTQTGKDGAR
- a CDS encoding dihydroorotase produces the protein MSTTLITGASLLGERSADVLVVDGVIREIGSIDTGAAQGAEVLDADGLVLLPAFVDLHTHLREPGREDAETIRTGSAAAAVGGYSAVFAMANTTPVTDTPEKAVEVWRRGQEVGLVDVMPVGSVTKALAGEEISELGLMARSQARVRVFSDDGRCVHDSQLMRRALEYVTAFDGVISQHSQDPALAGPAACCHEGELSGRLGLPGWPDAAEEAIVARDVMLAKATGGRVHVAHVSTPGSLEVIRWAKAKGLPVTAEVTPHHLALTTDLLEGYDTVYKVNPPLRPSEYAEELRAALADGTIDVVATDHAPHVSHDKEHAFADAAFGMLGLETALGVVSELMVQSGRMSWADVARVMSTRPAEIARLEGHGRPIEVGEPGNLVLVDPSRSLTVDRSASLSRSRNNPWHGRTFTGAVRATLLRGRVTARDGVLA